Part of the Ornithinimicrobium flavum genome, CATGACCTCTACACCACGACGACGTGGTCCCGGGCGTGTCCTCACCGGCGTGCTCGGTGCGCTCACCCTCACCGTGGGCGCCGGCCTGGCGGCGGGCTCCCGCCGCCGTCGCCGAGGCGCCCGACGACACCCTGGAGAGCCTCCGGGCCACCTCGGCACAGCTCGCGACCGCCTCCGAGGACGTCTCCACGAGCGACAACATGACCCACCTGGCCAACCTGCCGATCCCCGCCGCGTTCGACAACGCGATCGGCTCCGACCTGGCCTTCCAGGACGACCTGGCCTTCATCGGCAGCTACGCCGGCTTCTGGGTCGCCGACATCTCCGACCCGGCCAACCCCAGCGTCGTGGCCCAGGTCCTGTGCCCGGGCGGTCAGGGCGACATCACTGTCGAGGGTGACCTGCTCTTCCTGTCCGTCGACGCCGCGCGCAGCGACGACACCTGCGCGAGCACCTCCTCGAGCGCCGCCAACCCGGACGCGTGGGAGGGGATGCGCATCTTCGACATCAGCGACGTGAGCGACCCGCAGTACGTCGCGGCGGTCCGCACCGACTGCGGCTCGCACACCCACACGCTGGTGCCGAGCAAGAACAAGAAGAACATCTACGTCTACGTCAGCAGCTACGGGCCGCGCAGCAACTACCCGAACTGCCAGCCGCCGCACGACAAGATCTCGATCATCGACGTGCCGGTGGCCGACCCGGCCGCCGCCGCGATCGTGGCCACCCCGAACCTCTTCGCCGAGGACGAGGGCGGCAACCCGGGCGGCAACGGCTCGTCGACCACCGCCGGCTGCCACGACATCACGGCCTACCCCAACATCAACAAGGCCGCCGGCGCGTGCATGGGTGACGGGATCATCCTCGACATCACGCACCCGACGAAGCCCAAGGTCATCGAGCGGGTGCGGGACACCGAGAACTTCGCGTTCTGGCACTCGGCCACGTTCAACCAGAAGGCCGACAAGGTCGTCTTCACCGACGAGCTCGGTGGCGGGGGTGCCGCGACGTGCGTCGAGGCCGTGCCGGACACCAAGGGCGCCAACGCGATCTACTCGATGAACTCGCGCGGCCAGCTCGACCACCAGAGCTACTACAAGATCCCGCGGACCCAGACCGACACCGAGAACTGCGTGGCCCACAACGGCTCGCTCGTCCCGGTCAAGGGCAAGGACCTGATGGTGCAGGCGTGGTACCAGGGCGGGGTCTCCGTGTGGGACTTCACCGACAGCCAGGCCCCTGAGGAGTTCGCCCACTTCGAGCGCGGCCCGATCGACGAGGACGAGCTGGTGCTCGGCGGGTCGTGGTCGGCGTACTACTACAACGGCCACATCTACTCCTCGGACATCACCCGGGGGCTGGACGTGATCGCGATCGACGACGAGCGCACCGACCCTGCGGCCAAGGTGCGGATGGACACCCTCAACCCGCAGACCCAGCCGCGCTACGTGGGCAACGGCAACTAGCCGATCGCCCACAGGCCGACCGACGCACCGGTCGGCAGGAGCTCCCCCCGGGCCGTGGCCCGGGACCCGGGCCCCTGCCGGCCGGTGCGTCGTCGTGGGAGATCAGCCGAGGTATGCCGCCAGCCTGGCCAGGCCCTCCTCGCCCAGCACCTCGCCGGGCAGGAGGGGGACCTCGACCCGGGGGATGCCGGGCAGGGCCTGGTCGAGCTGCCCGAGGTAGCCGTCCTCGACCTCGCGGCGGGCGGCCAGCAGGTCCCCGGCGTCGCCGGGCGAGCGCTTGTTGACCACGAGCGCCCCGACGCTCATCCGCGAGCGGCCCAGCTGCTCGTGCAGCTCGATCGTCTCGAGGACGGGAAGCCGCTCGGCCGCCAGCACGATGACGAAGGCCGAGCGCACGGGGTCCTGCAGCACCTCGCGCAGCGCGCGGAAGCGCTCCTGCCGCCGGTCCAGGATCGCCCGGATCTCCGCGTCCCGCCGGGCGCGGCGGTCGGGGCCGCCCACCGGTCCACCGGAGGAGGGGTCCCCCGTCCCACCGGCACCGGACCCCGGCCCACCGGCCGAGCCCGGCTCCGCGCCATACCTCGGCGTGATCCCGATGATGCCCGCCGCCCGTCCGTCGCCGCGGTCGCCCTCCAGCCCGCGCAGCGCGGCGCCGAAGCGTGCCGACCGGTCCTGCCGGCGCAGCAGGCCCTCCGTCCACGCCTGCATCAGCTCGGGCAGGGCGACGAGCCGGGAGGTGTGCCCGCTGGGGGCGGTGTCGAAGATGACCAGCTCGTCGCGCTCCCGCCCCTCCACGACCTCGGCGACCCGCTCCAGCACCGCGGCCTCGTGGGTGCCGGGGGCGTCGCGGGCGAGGTCGAGGTGCTTGCCGATCTCCTTGTGCAGGTGCTCGGGCATGAGCTTGCGCATCGTCGTGCGCACGGCGGCCAGGTGCTCGTCGGTCGTGCGGGCCGGGTCGATCTCCACGCCGCGCAGCAGCGGCGCCAGCTCGACCGGTCGGTCGCCGATGCGGCGCTGCCACAGGTGGCCGAGGTTGTGCGCCGGGTCGGTCGAGACGAGGAGCACCCGCCGCCCGCCGCGAGCCTGGGCGAGCGCCAGGGCGGAGGCGACGGCGGTCTTGCCGACGCCCCCCTTGCCCCCGACGAAGAGCACCTCGCGGGTGGCGGCCAGCTCGGACAGGGTCACGGGGGTCCTTTCGGTGCGGCGGTGGGCGTCCGGGGAGCGCCCGGGCTCAGCAGCAGGAGAAGTGGTCGAGCGGGCTGCGGTCCATCCCCATGCGCCGGTGCCAGTCGTGGAACTGCTCGTAGACGACCGGCAGCAGCTCGACCGTGTAGTAGCTCGCCGGGTTGGGCACCCCGAGCGCCTCGGCCATGACGATGACGAGGAAGAGGTCGTCCTCGTCCTGGCGGGCGCGCGCGAAGGTGCGGCGGTAGGGACCGCTGTAGAACTCCTGCAGCCCCGCCGCCACCTTCGACAGGCGGCTGCGGGGCTGCGGGGAGTCGGTCATACGACCAGGGTATGCCGTGCCCCTCCCGGCCGGTGCCTGCCTCGGCGACCGGTCGGGAGGGCGGGTCGGTCAGTCGCGCGTCGGCGGCTGGTCGTCCCGGTGGCGCTGGTGGTGGTGGCCGGCGTCGGTGTCCTCGTGCGGCGCCGGGCTGTCCAGCCCGATGGCGATCTCGGCGACGCTGAGCTCACGCAGCTCGGCGTCGTCGTCCCCGGGGTAGTCCCGGGCGGTGCGCATGGAGTTGATCGCCTCCACGATGACCCAGACGGCCGCCACGATGATGATGACGTCCAGGACGAGGAGCAGCCAGTTCCTGGCCTCCCAGAAGGTCCCGAGCTGGATGAACGCCGCGTAGATCGTCATGAAGGCGACGAACGCCAGCGGGATGAGCGCGGGCAGCGGCGAGCGGCGGCGACGCAGGAGCATGATCGCCAGGATCGACAGCGTGAGGGCGGCCATCAGCTGGTTGGTCGTGCCGAAGAGCGGCCAGATGAGCAGACCGCCCGAGCCGTCTGCGCCGGCGCCGAAGGTCAGGGCCAGCGCGATGCCGACGGCGACGACCGTCGCGACGATCTTGTTGAGGGAGACCCCGGCGATCTCGCCGATCTCCTGGACGACGAAGCGCTGCAGGCGCACGCCGGTGTCCATCGTCGTGGCCGCGAAGAGGATCGCGGTCGTCGCCATGATGGTGGCCGACAGCGACTGCGGCAGGCCGATGC contains:
- a CDS encoding LVIVD repeat-containing protein, producing MVPGVSSPACSVRSPSPWAPAWRRAPAAVAEAPDDTLESLRATSAQLATASEDVSTSDNMTHLANLPIPAAFDNAIGSDLAFQDDLAFIGSYAGFWVADISDPANPSVVAQVLCPGGQGDITVEGDLLFLSVDAARSDDTCASTSSSAANPDAWEGMRIFDISDVSDPQYVAAVRTDCGSHTHTLVPSKNKKNIYVYVSSYGPRSNYPNCQPPHDKISIIDVPVADPAAAAIVATPNLFAEDEGGNPGGNGSSTTAGCHDITAYPNINKAAGACMGDGIILDITHPTKPKVIERVRDTENFAFWHSATFNQKADKVVFTDELGGGGAATCVEAVPDTKGANAIYSMNSRGQLDHQSYYKIPRTQTDTENCVAHNGSLVPVKGKDLMVQAWYQGGVSVWDFTDSQAPEEFAHFERGPIDEDELVLGGSWSAYYYNGHIYSSDITRGLDVIAIDDERTDPAAKVRMDTLNPQTQPRYVGNGN
- a CDS encoding ArsA family ATPase, with the protein product MTLSELAATREVLFVGGKGGVGKTAVASALALAQARGGRRVLLVSTDPAHNLGHLWQRRIGDRPVELAPLLRGVEIDPARTTDEHLAAVRTTMRKLMPEHLHKEIGKHLDLARDAPGTHEAAVLERVAEVVEGRERDELVIFDTAPSGHTSRLVALPELMQAWTEGLLRRQDRSARFGAALRGLEGDRGDGRAAGIIGITPRYGAEPGSAGGPGSGAGGTGDPSSGGPVGGPDRRARRDAEIRAILDRRQERFRALREVLQDPVRSAFVIVLAAERLPVLETIELHEQLGRSRMSVGALVVNKRSPGDAGDLLAARREVEDGYLGQLDQALPGIPRVEVPLLPGEVLGEEGLARLAAYLG
- a CDS encoding cory-CC-star protein, with protein sequence MTDSPQPRSRLSKVAAGLQEFYSGPYRRTFARARQDEDDLFLVIVMAEALGVPNPASYYTVELLPVVYEQFHDWHRRMGMDRSPLDHFSCC